In the Sulfobacillus thermosulfidooxidans DSM 9293 genome, AACCATCCCAACTTTCGTCGTCACGACAATCACCTCGCACGTATCATAGCGTAGCCACGCGGGAAAATAAAGAGGCAAACTCTTGTGGACGTTCTATTTGCAAAGTTTGCCAACTATGATGCTACTATGCAGGACATTGCGATCGTTCTCCCTGCTATGAGCATGAAGGAGGTTTTTATTGTGCGCATTGTCACAGTTAGTCGCAAGGTGCTGCGTTACGTGATTGTTGCCGTGATTATGGCTACGGTGATGAGCGTCGGATTATGGGCCACCGATCACGACATGACGACGTCAGCACACGCTGCCACATTACCCGCCCAAGACCGGTACTCGCTGCGAGATGTTGAAACCAACCAAAAAGTCGCCGCTTTGACATTCGACATCTCATGGGGAACCGTCATGCCTCCCAAAGTTCTTGCGATTTTAAAAACCGATCACGTCCCTGCCACTATTTTTGTCTCCGGTCCCTGGGCCAAACAACATCCAGATATTGTCAAAGCCTATGCTCAGGCTGGCATCGAAGTCGAATCGCATGGTTGGGCACATGTCAATTATTCGGGACTATCCAACCAAGGCATTGTCGATAACCTGATGAAAACAGATCAGGTTATCCAACAAATCACTGGGCAAAAACCGAGTTTTGTTCGACCGCCGAATGGCGATTTCAATAGTCGCTCCATTTTAGCAGCGCGATCTGTCGGCTATACCACGGTCACATGGGGAACGGACTCGCTTGATTGGATGAATCCAGGCGTTGCCACCATTATTCGACGCGTGACCACCCGCATTCACCCCGGCGATATTATCCTGATGCATGCTTCAGACACATGCAAACAAACCGATATAGCCCTTCCCACAATCTTGCAATCATTACGTGAAAAGGGCTATAAGTTGGTTACGCTTAAACAATTATTGACCTATGGCAAACCTATTTACCGCGGCTAAACCGGGACCGGAGCCATTGCCAGAATGATTGATGCACCGTTTTCACGCCATCAGCCTCCATGGTTTCCAAACTTGCCACGTAAGCGGGTTGGCCGGTGGCAATCACCGAGACAAAACCCGCTGGTTGATGGCGTTTAACGGGTGCACTCAACAAAATCGGGCGAACATAGATCTCATAAGTTTCTTGATTCGGCAAAGACAGCCATAAGGGTTTTGTTACCTGCACTGGCACGGTAGGGGTTTGGCCTTTTTGCACGGGAATTCGTGCCACTTCTTCACCCGGCCGCATAATTTCAGTTGTCGACCAGTGTTCAAATCCCCACACCAATAAATTCTTGGCATCCGCATAACGATCCTGACTATGTAAAACCACAGCAATTAAATCTTGACCATTTCGTGTAGCGGACGCGACTAAGCATTTTCCGGCTGCGTCCGTTGTTCCGGTTTTGATGCCGGTAGCATCGGGAAATGTGTAGAGTAACTGGTTGGTATTGTGCAAGGTTCGTTTCGTTTTGTGACGCAGCTCCATGATATGGCCTTCCCGGGTGCCCACAATCTTGCGAAATACGGGAAGGGTCATAGCATATCGTGCAATCAACGCCAAATCGTAGGCGGTCGAAAAATGCCCGGGCTTCGTTAGGCCATTGGGATTCTCGAACTGGGTATTGAATGCGCCTAATTCTTGGGCTTTCATATTCATTTGAGCCACAAATTTTGACACCGAACCAGCATCTGCTTCAGCTAAGGCTACCGAGGCATCATTGCCTGACCTCATTAATAGCCCATAAAGCAGGTCATAGACGGTATATTTTTGCCCCGGGGCAATGTGCAGTGCAGATCCCACGGTGTATGCCGCATTTTTGGATATCGTCACGGTCTTGGATAGATGACCATGTTCAATAACTAAAATAGCTGTCATCATTTTAGTCACACTAGCAGGATCCAGTTGTCGAAACGCATCTTTCTCATACATGATCGCCCCAGTACGAGCATCCATCAGAATGGCCCCACGCGCGGTGATATGCGGACCTTGTTGAGAAACGACATGAGACCGAGAAACGGACCTGGAAACCGAAGGTTTTGCGGAATGGTGATAAGCGGCTGGTGTTGTTGTCAACCCAACCGCTAAAAGTGTGGAAACTAAATTCAGCATGCTCTTCCCTCACTGTCGGTTTTTCCTTATTGTGACCGACTTCATGAAAAGCATGCGATTAGCCTTGGAAGGTCATATCGAGTACGTAGCTCGGACTTGGAAGCGGAACATTCTGTCCATCAACACTCACGTTCACCGCATGAGAACCCAAGATCACGCCGACCGACTGTGACCCACTAAATGTCACATGTTGTCCTCCATAATACAATTTACCTGGCTGGGGCACCCCATTCACGATGCCTTCGACCCAGCAATCATTGGTAAAGCTTAAACTGACAGAAATAGGTGTCTTACTGACAGTGTAATTCGCATAAAAAAGTTTCCCACTTTGGCTCGTGGTCTGAAGGCTAATATTCACCGAGCTGGCGCTTGTATTATGGTGTGATGCGGAAGTTGTCCGCTTTTTGGAATGATGCGTTGTCGAGGGCTCGACCGGTTTGGTGGCCACATGCGCATGAGTATGATGGGAAGAATGCTGCAGCATAATAAGTCCCCCCACAAAGAGCACGGCCAATGCCGCTAACAACCACACCAAGATAGATGGGCTTGAATAATCGGGGGCTTCTCCCGGTTCGCGACTAAACCGGCGTTTGCGCGGAGGGGGTTCTGAACGCAATGAACGGCTCGTGCTATGCGTATATAATCCTGTTCTGGCCAAAGGCT is a window encoding:
- a CDS encoding polysaccharide deacetylase family protein, whose amino-acid sequence is MDVLFAKFANYDATMQDIAIVLPAMSMKEVFIVRIVTVSRKVLRYVIVAVIMATVMSVGLWATDHDMTTSAHAATLPAQDRYSLRDVETNQKVAALTFDISWGTVMPPKVLAILKTDHVPATIFVSGPWAKQHPDIVKAYAQAGIEVESHGWAHVNYSGLSNQGIVDNLMKTDQVIQQITGQKPSFVRPPNGDFNSRSILAARSVGYTTVTWGTDSLDWMNPGVATIIRRVTTRIHPGDIILMHASDTCKQTDIALPTILQSLREKGYKLVTLKQLLTYGKPIYRG
- a CDS encoding helix-turn-helix domain-containing protein, which produces MDTSANNGPINIGQVLNQARIRRRLSIDQVSEALHIRREYILALEQNRWDDLPGEVYGQGFLKNYGRLVDLDGDALVEERRRQIGQPIDHPPILPMEPLARTGLYTHSTSRSLRSEPPPRKRRFSREPGEAPDYSSPSILVWLLAALAVLFVGGLIMLQHSSHHTHAHVATKPVEPSTTHHSKKRTTSASHHNTSASSVNISLQTTSQSGKLFYANYTVSKTPISVSLSFTNDCWVEGIVNGVPQPGKLYYGGQHVTFSGSQSVGVILGSHAVNVSVDGQNVPLPSPSYVLDMTFQG
- a CDS encoding D-alanyl-D-alanine carboxypeptidase family protein; translation: MLNLVSTLLAVGLTTTPAAYHHSAKPSVSRSVSRSHVVSQQGPHITARGAILMDARTGAIMYEKDAFRQLDPASVTKMMTAILVIEHGHLSKTVTISKNAAYTVGSALHIAPGQKYTVYDLLYGLLMRSGNDASVALAEADAGSVSKFVAQMNMKAQELGAFNTQFENPNGLTKPGHFSTAYDLALIARYAMTLPVFRKIVGTREGHIMELRHKTKRTLHNTNQLLYTFPDATGIKTGTTDAAGKCLVASATRNGQDLIAVVLHSQDRYADAKNLLVWGFEHWSTTEIMRPGEEVARIPVQKGQTPTVPVQVTKPLWLSLPNQETYEIYVRPILLSAPVKRHQPAGFVSVIATGQPAYVASLETMEADGVKTVHQSFWQWLRSRFSRGK